One genomic region from Prochlorococcus marinus str. SB encodes:
- a CDS encoding DUF3303 domain-containing protein yields MQRYLISYEFTDGEDQEEGAEMLINWYESGGPQNRPENYEVHSWIFMVQNGIGHSVVSADSLETIWKQWHPWRRLMDISIQPCMDLDETVGLFKKQKMNTRIV; encoded by the coding sequence ATGCAAAGGTATTTGATTTCCTACGAATTTACTGATGGCGAGGATCAAGAAGAAGGCGCAGAAATGCTAATTAATTGGTATGAATCAGGTGGTCCCCAAAACAGACCTGAAAACTATGAGGTTCATTCTTGGATTTTTATGGTTCAAAATGGGATTGGACATTCTGTAGTGAGTGCAGATTCTCTTGAGACAATTTGGAAGCAATGGCATCCCTGGAGAAGGTTAATGGATATAAGTATTCAGCCTTGTATGGATCTTGATGAGACAGTCGGATTATTCAAAAAACAAAAAATGAATACACGGATAGTCTAA
- a CDS encoding DUF1499 domain-containing protein: MVSSIQGLAPITNPLNSVLIEKKLINVDQKFIQLVSLAEGLPRTEVIESGRNYWRGVCRSLIFRFPDDLEILKLDVRSYVDRSKGIIQIRSAARLGQSDLGVNLRRVEYLFNQLEKF; encoded by the coding sequence ATGGTTTCTTCCATCCAAGGTCTTGCTCCAATAACTAATCCATTAAATAGTGTCTTAATAGAAAAGAAACTAATAAATGTTGATCAAAAGTTTATTCAACTTGTTTCTCTGGCAGAAGGGTTACCTCGTACAGAAGTTATTGAAAGTGGTAGAAATTATTGGAGGGGTGTTTGTAGAAGCTTAATTTTTAGATTTCCAGATGACCTCGAAATTTTAAAGCTTGATGTGAGAAGTTATGTAGATAGATCTAAAGGAATTATTCAGATAAGATCTGCAGCAAGATTAGGACAATCAGATTTAGGTGTGAATCTAAGAAGAGTGGAATACTTGTTTAATCAATTAGAGAAATTTTAA
- a CDS encoding potassium channel family protein: MKLRLFEFYFIKDYLRPWFGLIYSLFFLFFLGAIGYRITEGWEWSDCLWMVLITITTIGFGEVQPLSPEGRIVTVLVIVGGLIFIQFTFQKAVRLFESGYFQRVNELRFKRLLRKMENHVILCGYGRVGQEISNQIKTQNIPIIVVESDEDRKKIAEENGLEVLCADATLDETLKLAGLEKCKSLVVTLPNDAANLYVVLSAKGIRSSIRVIARAGTEEAASKLRLAGASIVVSPYIAAGRAMASMALRPIAIDFLDLLAGSECEIEEFELSNDISLFETAEKRSLSELGIGKKSGAKILAIKENEKLFTNPGGNFILQPGQVLIAFGSKEQLNILNGLLGNLVVAVELLK, translated from the coding sequence ATGAAGCTTAGATTATTTGAGTTCTATTTTATTAAAGACTATTTAAGGCCTTGGTTTGGTCTTATTTATTCTTTATTCTTTCTGTTTTTTTTAGGTGCAATTGGCTATCGAATAACAGAGGGTTGGGAATGGAGTGATTGCTTATGGATGGTTCTGATCACAATAACCACTATTGGTTTTGGAGAAGTTCAACCTTTAAGTCCTGAAGGCAGGATAGTAACTGTTTTAGTAATCGTTGGCGGATTGATCTTTATTCAATTTACCTTTCAAAAAGCTGTTAGATTATTTGAATCCGGCTATTTTCAAAGAGTAAATGAATTACGTTTTAAAAGACTTCTTAGAAAAATGGAAAATCATGTAATTTTGTGCGGATATGGGAGGGTAGGTCAGGAAATTTCTAACCAAATAAAAACGCAAAATATTCCAATTATTGTGGTTGAGAGCGATGAAGATAGAAAAAAGATTGCAGAAGAAAATGGTTTAGAAGTTCTTTGTGCTGATGCAACTCTTGACGAGACTTTAAAACTAGCAGGATTAGAAAAATGTAAGAGTTTGGTCGTCACCTTACCTAACGATGCTGCAAATTTATATGTAGTTTTGAGTGCTAAAGGTATAAGAAGTTCTATAAGAGTAATAGCAAGAGCTGGCACTGAAGAGGCTGCAAGTAAGTTGAGATTAGCTGGGGCAAGTATAGTTGTAAGCCCTTATATTGCAGCAGGAAGAGCAATGGCATCAATGGCTTTAAGACCTATTGCTATTGACTTTCTTGATCTGCTCGCAGGAAGTGAATGTGAGATTGAAGAATTTGAATTAAGTAATGATATTAGTCTTTTTGAAACTGCAGAGAAAAGATCACTCTCTGAACTTGGAATAGGTAAAAAGAGTGGTGCAAAAATATTAGCTATAAAAGAAAATGAAAAATTGTTCACTAATCCAGGAGGTAATTTCATACTTCAACCAGGTCAGGTATTAATAGCATTTGGTAGTAAAGAACAGCTAAATATTTTGAACGGTTTGTTGGGCAATCTTGTAGTAGCAGTAGAGTTATTAAAATAG
- a CDS encoding c-type cytochrome has product MKIFKFLIVIPVITLIIIFQTSLQNRYLIASDIRDGETIFRNVCAGCHVRGGSVVLKGSKSLKLSDLEKRGIADVNSIKIIANDGIGFMKGYKNKLKDGEDKVLAQWIIQNAQKGWE; this is encoded by the coding sequence ATGAAAATATTTAAATTTCTAATTGTAATTCCTGTAATAACTTTAATAATTATTTTTCAAACCTCTTTGCAAAATAGATATCTAATAGCTTCTGATATTAGAGATGGAGAGACAATTTTTAGAAATGTTTGTGCAGGTTGCCATGTAAGAGGTGGATCAGTAGTCCTTAAAGGATCCAAATCATTAAAACTCTCCGACCTTGAAAAAAGAGGAATAGCAGATGTAAATTCAATAAAAATAATTGCTAATGATGGGATTGGTTTTATGAAAGGCTATAAAAATAAATTGAAGGATGGAGAGGATAAGGTTCTTGCACAATGGATTATTCAAAATGCACAAAAAGGTTGGGAGTAA
- the pstS gene encoding phosphate ABC transporter substrate-binding protein PstS: MGIFKKVLILSSAISLVLSQEAIASKRLSGAGATFPSKIYTRWFFDLAKSGGPRVNYQAVGSGSGRKAFIDQTVNFGASDDPMKDSDIEKVTRGLVQIPMVGGTIAFGYNYDCDLKLTQEQAVRVAMGMVKNWKELGCKSGKLTWTHRSDGSGTTKAFTNSMEAFSPTWTLGTGKSVKWPAGVGAKGNAGVAGVIQNTPGAIGYVNQSYIKGNVKAAAIQNLSGEFLKPSAEAGAKALNGITLDENLAGKNPNPTAKGAYPIASLTWILAYEKGNGRNTKAIKQAFNTLLSDEYQDKASSLGFIPLKGNILLKSRAAVEKIGS, translated from the coding sequence GTGGGCATTTTCAAAAAAGTCCTTATTTTATCTTCTGCTATCTCATTAGTTCTCTCTCAAGAAGCGATTGCTTCAAAAAGATTGAGCGGAGCAGGTGCTACATTTCCCTCGAAAATTTATACTAGGTGGTTTTTTGACTTAGCCAAATCTGGTGGACCAAGGGTTAATTACCAAGCAGTTGGTTCGGGCTCTGGAAGAAAAGCTTTTATAGACCAAACTGTAAACTTTGGTGCATCAGATGATCCTATGAAAGATTCTGATATAGAGAAAGTAACTAGAGGACTAGTTCAAATACCTATGGTTGGTGGAACTATTGCTTTTGGTTATAACTATGATTGCGATTTGAAACTTACACAAGAGCAAGCAGTACGAGTTGCAATGGGTATGGTTAAAAACTGGAAAGAATTAGGTTGTAAATCAGGAAAGTTAACTTGGACACATCGTTCTGACGGTTCGGGAACTACTAAGGCTTTCACAAATTCTATGGAAGCATTTTCACCAACATGGACTTTAGGAACTGGTAAATCAGTTAAGTGGCCAGCAGGTGTTGGAGCAAAAGGTAATGCGGGTGTTGCAGGTGTAATTCAAAACACTCCAGGCGCAATTGGTTATGTAAATCAGTCATATATTAAAGGTAATGTTAAGGCTGCTGCGATTCAAAATCTTTCAGGTGAGTTTCTAAAACCATCTGCAGAGGCAGGAGCTAAGGCTCTTAATGGTATTACTTTAGATGAAAATCTTGCGGGTAAAAATCCTAATCCAACAGCAAAAGGCGCGTACCCTATCGCTTCATTGACATGGATACTTGCTTACGAAAAAGGTAATGGTAGAAACACTAAAGCAATAAAACAAGCCTTTAATACATTATTAAGTGATGAGTATCAAGATAAGGCTTCATCCCTTGGATTTATTCCCTTAAAAGGGAATATCCTTTTAAAATCAAGAGCTGCCGTTGAAAAAATAGGTAGTTAA
- the pstC gene encoding phosphate ABC transporter permease subunit PstC, with amino-acid sequence MEEKLTLFKNRKRFGIEKNIDIIFKNTALVLSSFVAIILLGIILVVFFQSFGSFSRYGLKFLVTSEWNPVKDEYGAFTAIYGTLVTSFLSLLITIPLGVGTAIFITEDFVPKVFREIIGSFVELLAAIPSVVLGLWAIFVMEPFFRAFFVFLHNFFGWIPLFSTEPTGRNSLLAILILVVMLLPIVTSIARDSLNQVPKKLRNAAYGIGASRWKTIFSVILPAALSGIMAGVLLALGRAMGETMAVTMIIGNSNAFSWSLLSPGYTISSMLANQFGEADGSQVSSLFYAAFVLMILSLVVNIFAQWLVKKFSLKY; translated from the coding sequence ATGGAAGAGAAATTAACTCTTTTCAAGAATCGTAAAAGATTCGGTATCGAAAAAAATATAGATATTATCTTCAAGAATACTGCTCTAGTCTTGTCTAGTTTCGTAGCAATAATACTTTTAGGAATTATTTTAGTAGTCTTTTTCCAGTCATTTGGATCCTTTTCAAGGTATGGCTTGAAGTTTTTAGTAACCTCTGAATGGAATCCTGTAAAAGATGAATACGGAGCTTTTACCGCAATATATGGCACATTAGTAACATCATTTCTTTCGTTATTAATAACTATCCCTTTGGGAGTTGGAACTGCAATATTTATTACCGAGGACTTTGTCCCGAAAGTTTTTAGAGAAATAATAGGTTCTTTTGTTGAATTATTAGCAGCAATCCCATCAGTTGTATTGGGACTTTGGGCAATATTTGTTATGGAACCTTTTTTTAGAGCCTTTTTTGTCTTTTTGCATAATTTCTTTGGTTGGATACCTTTATTCAGTACAGAACCTACAGGCAGGAATTCTTTGTTAGCAATATTGATTTTAGTAGTAATGCTTTTGCCAATAGTGACTTCTATTGCAAGGGATTCACTTAATCAGGTTCCTAAAAAGCTAAGAAATGCGGCTTATGGCATTGGAGCAAGTAGATGGAAAACAATTTTTTCAGTAATTTTGCCGGCAGCATTATCAGGAATTATGGCAGGTGTTCTATTGGCTTTAGGTAGGGCAATGGGAGAAACAATGGCCGTGACAATGATTATTGGTAATTCAAATGCATTTAGTTGGTCTCTATTATCTCCTGGATATACCATTTCCTCCATGCTCGCAAATCAGTTTGGTGAGGCTGATGGAAGTCAGGTTTCATCACTGTTTTATGCGGCTTTTGTACTGATGATCCTTTCTTTAGTAGTAAATATCTTTGCGCAGTGGCTAGTTAAGAAATTTAGTCTCAAATATTAG
- the pstA gene encoding phosphate ABC transporter permease PstA: MNSLYYQKRLSRNIGDKFFTSLSVICALIAILPLIFLVTYILIKGGSQITPELFTLEPNPPGDDLDAGGINPALIGTLIITTIASIIAIPVGVGGGIYLAEYSKGGAFSRFIRFGVNVLAGVPSIIAGVFIYALIVSTKILFGSMYSGLAGGMALSILMLPTVIKTTDEGLKLVPNELRYASLGVGASMYTTILKVTLPSAFRSIATGIVLGIARAAGETAPLIFTALFSYYYITGFGDLFYEMGSLAVLIYNFALEPYDAQNKLAWAASFILVLSILSVNIFSRILAAFTEKTKRV; this comes from the coding sequence ATGAATTCACTCTATTACCAGAAAAGATTATCAAGAAATATAGGAGATAAATTCTTTACTTCTTTATCAGTAATTTGTGCATTGATCGCAATACTCCCTTTGATTTTTCTGGTGACTTATATTCTCATCAAAGGTGGATCCCAAATTACACCCGAACTATTTACTTTAGAACCAAATCCCCCTGGAGATGATTTAGATGCAGGTGGTATTAATCCTGCATTGATCGGAACATTAATAATAACTACTATTGCTTCAATTATCGCCATTCCAGTAGGTGTTGGTGGTGGAATATATCTAGCTGAATACTCTAAAGGCGGAGCTTTTTCAAGATTTATTAGATTTGGAGTTAATGTTCTGGCGGGAGTCCCCTCAATAATTGCCGGTGTCTTTATTTATGCCTTAATTGTTTCTACAAAGATCTTGTTTGGGAGTATGTACAGCGGTTTAGCTGGAGGGATGGCGCTTTCAATATTGATGTTGCCTACTGTGATTAAGACCACTGATGAAGGTTTAAAGTTAGTTCCTAACGAATTAAGATATGCGTCTCTTGGAGTTGGAGCAAGTATGTATACAACCATATTGAAAGTTACTTTGCCCTCTGCCTTTAGGTCTATTGCTACTGGCATTGTACTTGGTATCGCAAGAGCTGCAGGTGAAACAGCACCTTTGATATTTACGGCTTTATTTTCTTACTACTACATAACAGGCTTTGGGGACTTGTTTTATGAGATGGGTTCCTTGGCTGTATTGATATATAACTTTGCCCTTGAACCTTATGATGCTCAAAATAAATTAGCCTGGGCAGCTTCCTTTATTCTTGTTTTGTCGATACTATCAGTAAATATATTTTCAAGGATATTGGCCGCTTTTACAGAGAAAACTAAGAGAGTATAA
- the pstB gene encoding phosphate ABC transporter ATP-binding protein PstB, whose product MIKTNKKIPKNIILSLENVSISYGTFEAVRNVFCNFKKGNITSLIGPSGCGKSTVLRSLNRMNDLIPNCSLKGTVLFDGTNIYDKRVDPVEVRRRIGMVFQQPNPFPKSIYENIAFGARINGFTGDMDELVESSLKKAALWDECKDKLNDSGYSLSGGQQQRLCIARTIAIEPEIILMDEPCSALDPISTLKIEETMHELKKNYTIIIVTHNMQQALRVSDMTAFFNAIEYEDGDGGKVGYLAEFNSTKKIFNSPKEKTTQEYISGKFG is encoded by the coding sequence ATGATTAAAACTAATAAAAAAATACCAAAAAATATCATTTTGTCTCTTGAGAATGTTTCTATTAGCTATGGAACTTTCGAAGCAGTAAGAAATGTTTTTTGTAATTTTAAAAAAGGTAATATAACTTCCCTTATTGGCCCCTCCGGTTGTGGTAAATCAACTGTTCTTAGATCATTAAATAGGATGAACGATTTAATTCCTAATTGTTCACTGAAAGGTACCGTACTCTTCGATGGAACTAATATTTACGATAAAAGAGTAGATCCAGTTGAAGTAAGAAGAAGAATTGGAATGGTTTTTCAACAACCTAATCCTTTTCCTAAATCTATCTATGAAAATATCGCATTTGGGGCAAGAATTAATGGCTTTACGGGAGATATGGATGAATTAGTCGAAAGTTCACTAAAAAAGGCTGCTTTATGGGATGAATGTAAGGATAAATTAAATGATAGTGGTTACTCTTTATCTGGCGGACAACAACAAAGATTATGTATTGCTCGAACCATCGCAATTGAGCCTGAAATAATTCTCATGGATGAGCCATGTTCAGCTTTAGATCCAATCTCTACTTTAAAAATTGAGGAGACGATGCATGAACTTAAGAAGAATTACACAATAATAATCGTTACTCATAATATGCAACAGGCATTAAGAGTCAGTGATATGACTGCATTTTTTAATGCAATTGAGTATGAAGATGGTGATGGAGGAAAGGTTGGTTACCTCGCAGAATTTAATTCGACAAAGAAAATTTTTAACTCTCCAAAAGAAAAAACCACTCAGGAATACATATCAGGTAAATTTGGCTGA
- the pdeM gene encoding ligase-associated DNA damage response endonuclease PdeM, translating into MKKSSFKFCWEDTLLEMLPSRALFLPQTKELLISDIHLGKAEYFQQNGIPLTNNSDENNFARIKKIVKKYTPDKLIILGDLFHSKYSIDKTLQKKVEDLPELLKTTVELILGNHDVGCDFKNIKIFDIRKTKNITFSHEPVNLEKNKTLNICGHYHPKIHLKNNGDKLSFRCFAMDNNKNVLYLPAFGDLTGGYPCKKSFKKWAIVSEEEIIEIKS; encoded by the coding sequence ATGAAAAAAAGTTCTTTTAAATTTTGTTGGGAAGATACATTGTTAGAGATGCTTCCTTCAAGAGCTTTATTTTTACCCCAAACAAAAGAATTGTTGATATCCGATATTCATCTTGGGAAAGCTGAATATTTTCAGCAAAATGGTATCCCCCTTACCAATAATTCAGATGAAAATAATTTCGCAAGAATAAAAAAAATAGTAAAAAAATATACTCCTGATAAATTAATAATTTTGGGAGATTTATTCCACAGCAAATATTCAATAGATAAAACTCTTCAAAAAAAAGTTGAGGATCTTCCTGAACTACTAAAAACCACAGTTGAACTAATCTTAGGAAATCATGATGTAGGTTGTGATTTTAAAAATATAAAAATTTTTGATATTAGAAAAACTAAAAATATTACTTTTAGCCATGAGCCAGTTAACTTAGAAAAAAATAAAACCTTGAATATTTGTGGACATTATCATCCAAAAATCCATTTAAAAAACAATGGAGATAAATTATCTTTTAGGTGTTTTGCAATGGATAACAATAAAAATGTTTTATATCTGCCTGCATTCGGAGACTTAACCGGAGGATATCCCTGCAAAAAATCATTTAAAAAATGGGCAATTGTTTCTGAAGAAGAAATTATCGAGATAAAATCTTAA
- a CDS encoding ligase-associated DNA damage response DEXH box helicase, which translates to MKNITQNSKQNSKQNNLISKIKRFFYSNGWEPLPYQIESWEAFLNGENGIIQVPTGCGKTYAALMGPLSKIEDPKNNKSVNILLITPLKALTRDLKNSIQLAALHFNKEITVDIRNGDTTPYEKKKQLAKPPNILITTPESLSLLLSNKESNNLFKDLSSIIIDEWHELMGSKRGNQCELSLSWLRGNIKNLQIWAMSATIGNIEEAARAIVGMSSIKPKIIITNIQKEIEIISVLPEEETTFPWSGHLGIRSHSSLLKILDKNKSTLLFTNTRNQSERWYQCLKFFLPEMEDKIALHHGSLDKDDRKRVEEGVKDGLIKWVVCTSSLDLGVDFQPVDQIVQIGSAKNLARLIQRAGRSAHRPGGKSKIIFMPTNSLELLEISAMRRIIKSGISEKIRLPELSYDVLLQHLISLACGNGFDPKIEKERIKNCWSYRNLKDQDWNWCLDFLEYGGKCLKAYPKYKKIVKEESQNNNENFKYFVKDKSLIRMHKFNIGTITSDKFVNVKYTKGKSLGNLEENFASKLNPGDTFYFAGKMLQFVRIRDMILYVKKSTKKSSLIPAWVGGQMAISDLLCESLRKEIEICNELDNYDYLNPELNSLRPILKKQKVLSNIPKRDEFLIEIYKTKDFSNLFVFTLDGKFVNEGIAFLWALRLAKLKQSTFSITANDFGFSLTTAEDYDFSIVKKEADYFLDNKKLEEDLENAINFSELTKRRFKNIAQISGLVNQNNPTKTKTSSQLQISSSLFFDVFTKYEEGHLLIKQSHQEVKEYQLENKRISRSLQRLKNLKMLLNEIKTPTPFAFPLLVERLKNTLSNEPIEKRVEKLIKKYSD; encoded by the coding sequence ATGAAAAATATTACGCAAAATAGTAAACAAAATAGTAAGCAAAATAATTTAATTTCTAAAATTAAACGTTTTTTCTACTCAAATGGATGGGAGCCATTACCCTACCAGATCGAATCTTGGGAAGCATTTTTAAATGGAGAGAATGGAATAATACAAGTTCCTACTGGATGCGGCAAAACTTATGCTGCATTAATGGGACCTTTATCAAAGATAGAAGATCCCAAAAATAATAAAAGTGTGAATATATTATTAATAACGCCTTTAAAAGCTCTAACTAGAGATTTAAAAAATTCCATCCAATTAGCAGCTTTACATTTTAATAAAGAAATCACTGTTGACATTAGGAATGGGGATACAACCCCATATGAAAAGAAAAAGCAACTAGCTAAACCACCTAATATTCTTATTACCACTCCAGAGTCTTTATCTCTTTTACTTTCTAATAAAGAATCTAATAATTTGTTCAAGGATTTGTCATCAATAATTATTGACGAATGGCATGAATTGATGGGTAGTAAAAGAGGAAACCAGTGCGAGTTATCTTTAAGTTGGCTAAGAGGTAATATAAAAAATTTACAAATTTGGGCAATGTCTGCAACTATTGGAAATATTGAAGAAGCAGCAAGAGCAATAGTTGGGATGAGCTCTATTAAACCCAAAATTATAATTACAAATATTCAAAAAGAGATAGAAATTATAAGCGTTTTGCCAGAGGAGGAAACGACCTTTCCATGGAGTGGTCATCTTGGTATTAGAAGTCATTCTTCACTTTTAAAAATCCTAGATAAAAATAAAAGCACCTTATTATTCACCAATACAAGAAATCAATCTGAAAGATGGTATCAATGTCTTAAATTTTTTCTGCCAGAGATGGAAGACAAAATAGCACTTCATCATGGCTCACTAGATAAAGATGATAGAAAAAGAGTTGAAGAAGGGGTTAAAGACGGATTAATAAAATGGGTGGTTTGCACCAGCTCATTAGATTTAGGGGTTGACTTCCAACCTGTAGATCAAATAGTTCAAATTGGTAGTGCAAAAAATTTAGCTAGACTTATCCAAAGAGCGGGAAGAAGTGCTCATAGACCAGGCGGAAAATCAAAAATAATTTTTATGCCTACTAATTCTTTGGAGTTATTAGAAATTAGTGCAATGCGAAGAATAATAAAAAGTGGTATATCTGAAAAAATTAGACTTCCTGAATTATCTTATGATGTTCTTCTACAACATCTAATAAGTTTGGCATGCGGAAATGGCTTTGATCCAAAAATTGAGAAAGAAAGAATTAAAAATTGCTGGAGTTATAGAAACTTAAAAGATCAAGATTGGAATTGGTGTCTTGACTTTTTAGAATATGGAGGAAAATGTCTTAAAGCATATCCAAAATATAAAAAGATAGTTAAGGAAGAATCACAAAATAATAATGAAAACTTTAAATATTTTGTCAAAGACAAATCTTTAATAAGAATGCATAAGTTCAATATTGGTACAATTACAAGTGACAAATTTGTGAATGTTAAATATACGAAAGGTAAATCCTTAGGTAATTTAGAGGAGAATTTTGCTTCAAAATTAAATCCTGGCGATACATTTTACTTTGCCGGTAAAATGCTCCAATTTGTAAGAATTAGAGATATGATTTTATACGTTAAAAAATCAACAAAAAAAAGTTCTCTAATTCCTGCATGGGTCGGAGGTCAAATGGCAATTTCTGATCTACTTTGTGAAAGTTTGAGAAAAGAAATAGAAATATGCAATGAATTAGATAATTATGATTACTTAAATCCTGAACTAAATTCATTACGCCCAATATTGAAGAAACAAAAAGTTCTTTCAAATATTCCAAAGAGAGATGAATTCCTTATAGAAATTTATAAAACCAAGGATTTTTCGAATCTTTTTGTTTTTACACTTGATGGCAAATTTGTAAATGAAGGGATTGCATTTCTATGGGCTTTAAGATTAGCAAAATTAAAACAATCTACATTTAGTATTACTGCTAATGATTTTGGATTCAGCTTAACTACAGCAGAAGATTATGATTTTTCCATAGTAAAAAAAGAAGCCGATTACTTTTTGGATAACAAAAAATTAGAAGAAGATCTAGAAAATGCAATTAATTTTTCAGAATTAACAAAACGTAGATTTAAAAATATTGCTCAAATAAGTGGACTCGTAAATCAAAATAATCCAACCAAAACTAAAACCTCCTCTCAACTTCAAATAAGTTCAAGTCTTTTCTTCGATGTCTTTACTAAATATGAAGAAGGCCATCTTTTAATAAAACAATCGCATCAAGAAGTTAAAGAATATCAATTAGAAAATAAAAGAATATCTAGATCATTACAAAGATTAAAAAATTTAAAAATGCTGTTAAACGAGATAAAAACTCCCACCCCTTTTGCTTTCCCTTTATTAGTTGAAAGACTTAAAAATACTTTAAGCAATGAACCAATAGAAAAAAGAGTAGAAAAACTTATAAAAAAATATAGTGATTAA
- a CDS encoding ATP-dependent DNA ligase — MSLKKFSELFGDLDSINSTNNKIEVLKDYFLSNDPIDNSWTIYLLTGKSNKRFISGRYLKNLFSQIYEYPQWLIDTCYLKVGDSAEVITLLLKNKTNSRKKKLSNISLNELLSETIPALSKLNEEEKNLEIKNLWEELPEDNHLIFNKILTGTFRVGVSIGLITKSISKLINIEEEIISHRLMGDFKPSIDSYKFLINKDINLQELNAKPFPFLLANTIEDKIFKHSINDFQFEWKYDGIRMQLIKRSGNVSLWTRGQELVNESFPELVEKMSHIKDDFVLDGELLVWNFKEQIAFDFSLLQKRINRKSPTRSIQIKYPIIFIAYDLLEINGRDIREIKLENRRIELEKYFSKWQINTEKNISDIFKICDLIFPKDWSDALTYKEKSRENNTEGLIIKKKTSIYSSGRKKGIWWKYKVDPMQLDAVLIYAKGGSGRRAGLYTDYSFALWKDEELIKFASAYSGLTNIEIKELDKWIRKNTIEKFGPVRSLKPEMVFEISFEKIQISKRHKSGIAVRFPRITKWRKDKKINDADSLENAYELMKKIS, encoded by the coding sequence ATGAGCTTAAAAAAGTTTTCAGAATTATTTGGCGATCTAGATTCAATTAATAGTACAAATAATAAAATTGAAGTTTTAAAGGATTATTTTTTATCTAATGATCCAATAGATAATTCATGGACAATATATTTACTAACTGGAAAAAGTAATAAGAGATTTATTAGTGGAAGATATTTAAAAAATCTTTTTTCTCAAATATACGAATATCCTCAATGGTTAATTGATACATGTTATTTGAAAGTTGGTGATTCTGCTGAGGTAATAACGTTATTACTTAAAAATAAAACTAATTCTAGAAAAAAGAAATTATCAAATATAAGTCTCAATGAATTACTAAGCGAAACAATACCTGCATTATCAAAACTTAATGAGGAGGAGAAAAATTTAGAAATTAAAAATCTTTGGGAAGAATTACCTGAAGATAACCATCTAATTTTTAATAAAATTCTTACAGGAACTTTTAGAGTAGGAGTCTCTATCGGATTAATCACAAAATCAATATCAAAACTAATTAATATTGAGGAAGAGATTATTTCTCATAGGTTGATGGGTGATTTTAAACCTTCAATTGATTCATATAAATTTTTAATTAACAAGGATATCAATCTTCAAGAGTTAAATGCCAAACCATTTCCATTTCTTCTAGCGAATACTATTGAAGACAAAATCTTCAAACATTCAATAAATGATTTTCAATTTGAATGGAAATATGACGGGATAAGGATGCAATTAATTAAAAGATCAGGCAATGTTTCGTTATGGACAAGAGGGCAAGAATTAGTAAATGAATCTTTCCCAGAATTAGTAGAGAAAATGTCACATATAAAAGATGATTTTGTTCTTGATGGGGAATTATTAGTTTGGAATTTTAAAGAACAAATTGCCTTTGATTTTTCTTTACTTCAAAAAAGGATAAATAGAAAGTCTCCTACTAGATCAATCCAAATAAAATATCCAATTATTTTTATTGCTTATGATCTTTTAGAGATTAATGGGAGAGATATAAGAGAAATTAAATTAGAAAATAGAAGAATTGAATTAGAAAAATATTTTTCAAAATGGCAAATTAATACTGAGAAGAATATCTCTGATATTTTCAAAATATGTGATTTAATCTTTCCTAAAGATTGGTCTGACGCTTTAACTTATAAAGAAAAATCTCGAGAAAATAATACTGAAGGATTAATAATTAAAAAAAAGACTTCTATATACTCCTCTGGTAGAAAAAAAGGTATTTGGTGGAAATATAAAGTTGATCCTATGCAACTGGATGCTGTTCTAATTTACGCTAAGGGGGGTAGCGGTAGAAGAGCTGGTCTTTACACAGATTACAGTTTTGCGTTATGGAAAGATGAAGAATTAATTAAATTTGCAAGTGCATATTCTGGTTTAACGAATATTGAGATTAAAGAGTTAGATAAATGGATAAGGAAAAATACAATAGAAAAATTTGGTCCTGTTCGATCGTTAAAACCAGAAATGGTTTTCGAAATATCTTTTGAGAAAATACAAATTTCAAAACGTCATAAGTCTGGCATAGCAGTAAGATTTCCAAGAATAACAAAATGGAGAAAAGATAAAAAAATCAATGATGCAGATAGCCTAGAGAATGCTTATGAACTGATGAAAAAAATATCATGA